A window of Bradyrhizobium sp. AZCC 1610 contains these coding sequences:
- a CDS encoding N-acyl-D-amino-acid deacylase family protein, whose product MTSTPDLVIRGGTIADGKGGELFEADVAISGGRITEVGKVAGKGKEEIDAKGKLVTPGFVDVHTHYDGQVTWSQDITPSSQNGVTTAIMGNCGVGFAPCRPADHVRLIQLMEGVEDIPEPVLSAGIPWAWESFPDYMEWLSKRNFDMDIGAQLPHAALRVYVMGERGARRDPSTPEDNKAMAALAADAVRSGALGFSTSRTLNHRTSTGDFTPTLKAGEDELTAIAAAMHAQGRSVFQFVLDLSGIDEDLPMMLRVAENTKIPVSFSITQNDKAPQRWRQTLDTIRDASARGLSITAQIAARPVGLMLGLELSRNPFQTHPSYQAIAHLSLVERLARLRQPEVRKAILSEHATATDDPLFFRPNYDKMYLLGNPPDYEQPPENTLGAQAARQSKQPEELAYDAMLTDEGRGMLYVPFLNYADGNLDAIREMLRDPNAVPGLSDGGAHCGIICDASFPTYLLTHWTRDRTRGEKLSIPFVVAAQSRKTALSIGLHDRGVIAPGFKADVNVIDYDRLHLHPPKVHYDLPVGGRRLMQQVDGYEATIVSGMVTQRGGKATGARPGRLVRGAQGGKPRMDAAAS is encoded by the coding sequence ATGACCTCGACCCCCGACCTCGTGATCCGCGGCGGCACCATTGCCGATGGCAAGGGTGGCGAATTGTTCGAAGCCGATGTGGCTATCTCCGGCGGCCGCATCACCGAAGTCGGCAAGGTGGCGGGCAAAGGCAAGGAAGAGATCGACGCCAAGGGCAAACTGGTCACGCCGGGCTTCGTCGACGTCCACACCCATTATGACGGCCAGGTCACCTGGAGCCAGGACATCACGCCCTCCTCGCAGAACGGCGTCACGACGGCGATCATGGGCAATTGCGGCGTCGGTTTCGCGCCCTGCCGTCCGGCCGACCATGTCAGGCTGATCCAGTTGATGGAAGGCGTCGAGGACATCCCCGAGCCGGTGTTGAGCGCCGGCATCCCCTGGGCCTGGGAAAGTTTTCCGGATTACATGGAGTGGCTGTCGAAGCGAAATTTCGACATGGATATCGGCGCGCAACTGCCGCACGCGGCGCTGCGTGTGTACGTGATGGGCGAACGCGGCGCGCGGCGCGATCCGTCCACACCTGAAGACAACAAGGCGATGGCGGCGCTGGCTGCTGATGCCGTGCGATCAGGCGCGCTCGGCTTTTCGACGTCGCGCACGCTGAACCACCGCACCTCGACTGGCGACTTCACGCCGACGCTGAAAGCCGGCGAGGATGAACTGACCGCGATTGCGGCTGCGATGCATGCGCAAGGCCGCAGCGTGTTTCAGTTCGTGCTCGATCTCTCCGGCATCGACGAAGACCTGCCGATGATGCTGCGGGTGGCGGAGAACACCAAGATCCCGGTGTCGTTCTCGATCACGCAGAACGACAAGGCGCCGCAGCGCTGGCGCCAGACGCTCGACACCATCAGGGACGCTTCCGCGCGCGGCCTGTCGATCACCGCGCAGATAGCCGCCCGCCCGGTCGGGCTGATGCTCGGTCTGGAATTGTCGCGCAACCCGTTCCAGACTCATCCGAGCTACCAGGCCATCGCGCATCTGTCGCTCGTCGAGCGGCTCGCGCGCCTGCGCCAGCCGGAGGTACGGAAAGCCATCCTGAGCGAACACGCGACCGCGACCGACGATCCGCTGTTCTTCCGGCCGAACTACGACAAGATGTACCTGCTCGGAAACCCGCCGGATTACGAACAGCCGCCGGAAAATACCCTGGGCGCGCAAGCGGCTCGCCAGAGCAAACAGCCGGAAGAACTCGCCTATGACGCGATGCTCACCGACGAAGGCCGCGGCATGCTGTACGTGCCGTTCCTCAATTATGCCGACGGCAATCTCGATGCTATCAGAGAGATGCTGCGCGATCCCAATGCGGTGCCGGGCCTCTCCGACGGCGGCGCACATTGCGGCATCATCTGCGACGCCAGCTTCCCGACCTATCTCCTGACGCACTGGACCCGCGACCGCACCCGCGGCGAAAAGCTGTCGATCCCGTTCGTGGTGGCGGCGCAGTCGCGCAAGACCGCGCTGTCGATCGGGCTCCACGACCGCGGCGTGATCGCACCGGGCTTCAAGGCCGACGTCAACGTGATCGACTATGACCGGCTGCATCTGCATCCACCGAAAGTGCATTACGACCTGCCGGTCGGCGGACGCCGCCTGATGCAGCAGGTCGACGGCTATGAGGCCACCATCGTGTCAGGCATGGTGACGCAGCGCGGCGGCAAGGCCACCGGCGCAAGGCCGGGGCGGCTGGTGCGGGGCGCGCAGGGCGGTAAGCCGCGGATGGACGCGGCGGCGAGTTAG
- a CDS encoding MFS transporter, protein MVYILAAPQQAKADTSLRTLAAISAAHWVSHFHLFVLPMLFPFLKEQLGVGYIELGFALTVFGVVSGLTQAPIGYLADHIGARKVLLIGLTVGGLALIMLGLHLSYVSLIVCAALLGLANSVYHPCDYAILSTHMDEARMGRAFSVHTFAGFLGGAVAPAIMATLVATVGGLGALIVAGAVGPVVALLLIAVRIPDASSADRKTDGAPTPQLSIVTPDIIVLTIFFMLLGLSNAGISNFGVVALMSGYGVTFSAANIALTAFLGASAAGVLAGGYLADRTQRHGNVAAACFAINAVIITVIATINLPSVVLTAAMGLAGFLGGVIAPSRDMLVRNAAPAGAAGRAFGIVSTGFNFSGILSPLLFGWIMDQSLPHWVFGASVIFMVLTVLLALVTDRKPAEPVKA, encoded by the coding sequence ATGGTCTACATTCTGGCCGCACCGCAACAAGCCAAAGCGGACACTTCGCTGCGTACGCTGGCTGCGATTTCGGCCGCCCATTGGGTCAGCCATTTCCATCTTTTCGTGCTGCCGATGCTGTTTCCGTTCCTGAAGGAGCAACTCGGCGTCGGTTACATCGAGCTCGGTTTCGCATTGACCGTGTTCGGCGTCGTCTCCGGCCTGACGCAGGCGCCGATCGGTTATCTTGCCGACCATATCGGCGCGCGAAAGGTCCTGCTGATCGGCCTCACCGTCGGCGGCCTGGCGCTGATCATGCTCGGCCTGCATCTGAGCTACGTCTCGCTGATCGTCTGCGCCGCCCTGCTCGGCCTCGCCAACAGCGTCTATCACCCGTGCGACTATGCGATCCTGTCGACGCATATGGATGAAGCGCGAATGGGCCGGGCGTTTTCGGTCCACACCTTTGCGGGCTTCCTTGGCGGCGCGGTGGCGCCTGCGATCATGGCCACGCTGGTGGCAACCGTCGGCGGTCTCGGCGCCCTGATCGTGGCCGGCGCGGTCGGCCCCGTTGTGGCACTGCTGTTGATCGCGGTCCGAATTCCCGATGCGAGCTCGGCCGATCGCAAGACCGATGGCGCGCCAACGCCGCAGCTGAGCATCGTCACGCCTGATATCATCGTGCTGACGATCTTCTTCATGCTGCTCGGCCTGTCCAATGCCGGCATCAGCAATTTCGGCGTGGTCGCGCTGATGAGCGGCTATGGCGTGACGTTCTCGGCTGCCAATATCGCGCTGACCGCCTTTCTCGGCGCCAGCGCGGCCGGCGTGCTGGCCGGCGGCTATCTCGCCGACCGCACCCAGCGGCACGGCAATGTCGCCGCGGCGTGTTTTGCCATCAACGCCGTCATCATCACGGTCATTGCGACGATCAACCTGCCGTCGGTCGTGCTGACCGCCGCGATGGGGCTGGCCGGATTCCTCGGCGGCGTCATCGCGCCCTCGCGCGACATGCTGGTCCGCAACGCCGCACCGGCAGGCGCAGCGGGCCGCGCGTTCGGCATCGTCTCCACCGGCTTCAATTTCAGCGGCATCCTCAGCCCGCTATTGTTCGGCTGGATCATGGACCAGAGCCTGCCGCACTGGGTATTCGGCGCGTCCGTCATCTTCATGGTGCTGACGGTCCTGCTGGCGCTGGTTACCGACCGCAAGCCGGCGGAACCCGTCAAGGCGTAA
- a CDS encoding transcriptional regulator: MNDEPKSAAELKEIRLNRKRTQEVEGIKAMAEIAAADVAIRKRTEKLRALRLAKEAADRENPPEPAVKSKAKTKAAKKG; the protein is encoded by the coding sequence ATGAACGATGAGCCGAAGAGCGCCGCCGAACTGAAAGAAATCCGGCTGAATCGCAAGCGCACCCAGGAAGTCGAAGGCATCAAGGCGATGGCCGAGATCGCGGCCGCCGACGTCGCGATCCGAAAGCGGACCGAGAAATTGCGTGCGCTGCGTCTGGCGAAGGAAGCGGCCGACCGTGAAAACCCGCCGGAACCGGCGGTCAAAAGCAAGGCCAAGACCAAGGCCGCTAAAAAAGGCTGA
- a CDS encoding DUF6925 family protein, translating to MSHARTDPATPMDMNGSSAIDLLRREISNPETQWSLGTFGAIAEFSRDHGEPVRLVQSAEVVSAVTPRGGIALKPHAAIRPFASEGITRTGWNQRIALCLPQDDCAMNQRVALTEIGPDHDAPREADRDSVLFDLGLGALQADFCVRIGDHSLAARLRKHSGRAVFEPGNPAMAMILAANPHRVFISRLGRIEVYQPIPPPSGKSPEGPHTHVLPRLLKSGRTHPATEPVPEGLVPCAHLYPPHPARDGLGETRPFDATHHHAFQRMMAVCGDPVELATKRRVIDAVLAGEPPTAVAGDRHGRTAVRIALRQMRSQGHTSAALSAWLASFDQATPDEADDEAALYHEG from the coding sequence TTGAGCCATGCCCGAACCGATCCCGCCACGCCGATGGACATGAACGGGTCATCGGCCATCGATCTGCTGCGGCGGGAAATATCCAATCCCGAGACGCAATGGAGCCTCGGCACCTTCGGCGCCATCGCCGAATTTTCGCGCGACCATGGCGAGCCGGTGCGCCTCGTCCAGTCGGCGGAAGTCGTTTCGGCCGTGACGCCGCGTGGCGGCATCGCCCTCAAACCTCATGCTGCGATCCGCCCCTTTGCGTCGGAGGGCATCACCAGGACCGGATGGAATCAAAGGATCGCGCTTTGCCTGCCGCAAGATGATTGCGCCATGAACCAGCGCGTCGCGCTGACCGAGATAGGCCCCGATCATGACGCGCCGCGGGAGGCAGATCGGGATTCCGTTCTGTTCGATCTCGGTCTCGGCGCGCTGCAGGCGGATTTCTGCGTCCGGATCGGCGATCACAGCCTCGCCGCGCGGCTGCGCAAACACTCAGGCCGCGCCGTGTTCGAACCCGGCAATCCCGCCATGGCAATGATCCTCGCGGCCAATCCGCACCGCGTCTTCATCAGCCGGCTCGGCCGCATCGAGGTCTATCAGCCGATCCCGCCGCCATCGGGCAAGAGCCCGGAAGGCCCGCATACGCATGTGCTGCCCCGACTTCTGAAAAGCGGCAGAACACATCCCGCGACCGAGCCGGTCCCTGAAGGTCTCGTTCCCTGCGCACATCTCTATCCGCCGCATCCGGCGCGGGACGGCCTGGGTGAGACCCGGCCGTTCGACGCCACGCACCATCATGCCTTTCAGCGGATGATGGCCGTGTGCGGCGATCCCGTGGAACTTGCGACCAAGCGGCGCGTGATCGATGCGGTGCTTGCCGGCGAGCCGCCCACGGCGGTGGCCGGTGACCGCCACGGCCGGACTGCCGTCCGCATTGCGTTGCGGCAGATGAGGTCGCAGGGACATACGTCAGCGGCGCTGAGCGCCTGGCTTGCGAGCTTCGATCAGGCTACCCCAGACGAGGCCGACGACGAAGCGGCCCTTTATCATGAGGGCTGA
- a CDS encoding TonB-dependent receptor yields MSSTSATRQRRFWLASSFLITTVSLGISGAEAQQTTVEQLPPIEVTSPTDPNRTRAKPTYDEGSTSRRVVPAAAPSTGTRPAAGPGSNVASQSASQGADGSGGRQFSGIVGTAATVITAEEIAHSPAQTLQEIIAQTPGVQLTSLYGGVNGAKTSVDLRGFGAFATSNTLVLINGRRLNDIDMAGVDFSTIPRDSIERIEITRGNSGAVLYGDNAVGGVINIVLKNGVGGPPVAMRAEAGVGSFNQRMASVSTALNSGPWSTSFYGNAIKSDGYRANNALDQRNGVGNLNYTTPDLKAFLTVTGDDQKLGFPGGRTVDPSIGLNQLVTDRRGTNTPFDYGNQQGASATAGFTKTLWNGAELIVDGGVRDKKTQSGFFGAIPFASPLPSFSSTYNDASLQTWSITPRLSIKNSILGVPSHILTGIDYYDATFRQDRGAFKGLAPTHIYDLSQQTLAGYWQHTVGLLPTTDFSYGARIQNTSLSARDRFDANAPGCAMFFNCSDQASPLDSNETQYALHVGLEHRLNNTFSLFGRAARAFRTPTVDERVSSGPFFVPGTFQLKTQTSHDVEGGFRVKAGAFQMQSSIYNMDLENEIHFIPALFFNVNLDPTRRYGSETSASLRVSDTLSLRAGAAYTRAVFREGPFAGNDVPLVSRYTAMGGVTWNIWQNYLVFDATLRAWSERIMDNDQANTQRRIPADATVDLKLSGAYEHFFWSLSVNNLFDAQYYDYAIASSFTPGRFSAYPLPGRTYMVKAGATF; encoded by the coding sequence ATGTCTTCCACCAGCGCCACGCGGCAGCGCCGCTTCTGGCTTGCCTCCAGTTTCCTGATAACCACCGTATCGCTTGGCATTTCCGGCGCAGAGGCGCAGCAGACGACGGTCGAGCAATTGCCGCCGATCGAGGTCACCTCGCCCACCGATCCGAACCGGACCCGCGCCAAGCCAACCTACGACGAGGGATCGACGTCACGCCGCGTCGTGCCGGCGGCTGCGCCGTCGACCGGCACGCGGCCCGCCGCCGGGCCCGGCTCGAACGTCGCATCGCAAAGCGCCTCGCAAGGCGCGGACGGCAGCGGCGGCCGGCAGTTTTCAGGCATCGTCGGCACGGCGGCGACCGTTATTACCGCCGAAGAGATAGCGCATTCGCCCGCACAAACGTTGCAGGAAATCATCGCGCAAACGCCCGGCGTGCAGCTGACCAGCCTGTATGGCGGCGTCAACGGCGCCAAGACCAGCGTCGACCTCCGCGGATTTGGCGCGTTCGCGACCTCAAATACCCTGGTTCTCATCAACGGCCGAAGGCTCAACGACATCGACATGGCCGGCGTCGATTTTTCGACCATTCCGCGCGATTCGATCGAGCGCATTGAAATCACGCGCGGCAACAGCGGCGCGGTGCTCTACGGCGACAATGCAGTCGGCGGCGTTATCAACATCGTCCTGAAGAACGGCGTCGGCGGGCCGCCTGTCGCCATGCGCGCCGAGGCCGGTGTCGGCTCCTTCAATCAGCGCATGGCGTCGGTTTCGACTGCGCTTAACTCGGGACCGTGGTCGACGTCGTTCTACGGCAACGCCATCAAGTCCGACGGCTATCGCGCCAATAACGCGCTCGACCAGCGCAACGGCGTCGGCAATCTCAACTACACCACGCCCGACCTCAAGGCCTTCCTTACGGTGACTGGCGACGACCAGAAGCTCGGCTTTCCGGGCGGACGCACCGTCGATCCCTCGATCGGGCTAAATCAGCTCGTCACCGATCGCAGGGGTACAAATACGCCGTTCGATTACGGCAACCAGCAGGGCGCCAGCGCGACCGCCGGCTTCACCAAGACCCTGTGGAACGGCGCCGAACTGATCGTCGATGGCGGCGTCAGAGACAAGAAAACGCAAAGCGGATTCTTCGGCGCGATACCGTTTGCATCGCCACTTCCGAGTTTCTCCTCCACCTATAATGACGCGTCATTGCAGACCTGGTCGATCACGCCACGATTGAGCATCAAGAACTCGATCCTCGGGGTGCCCTCACATATCCTGACCGGCATCGATTATTACGATGCGACGTTCCGCCAGGACCGCGGGGCGTTCAAGGGCCTTGCGCCGACCCACATCTACGATCTGTCGCAGCAGACGCTGGCCGGCTACTGGCAGCACACGGTAGGCCTGTTGCCGACGACCGATTTCTCCTATGGCGCCAGGATTCAAAACACCAGCCTGAGCGCCCGGGATCGGTTCGACGCCAACGCGCCCGGTTGCGCCATGTTCTTTAATTGCAGCGATCAGGCCTCGCCGCTGGACAGCAACGAGACGCAATACGCCTTGCACGTCGGGCTCGAGCACCGGCTCAACAACACATTCTCGCTGTTTGGCCGCGCCGCGCGCGCGTTCCGTACTCCGACCGTCGATGAACGCGTCTCCAGCGGGCCTTTCTTCGTTCCGGGGACCTTTCAGTTGAAAACCCAGACCTCGCACGACGTCGAGGGCGGTTTTCGCGTCAAGGCCGGCGCATTCCAGATGCAATCGAGCATCTACAACATGGACCTCGAGAACGAGATCCATTTCATCCCGGCGCTGTTCTTCAACGTCAATCTTGATCCAACCCGCCGCTACGGCTCAGAGACCAGTGCGTCGCTGCGCGTCAGTGACACCCTGTCGCTGCGGGCGGGCGCGGCCTATACGCGCGCCGTGTTTCGCGAGGGGCCGTTCGCCGGCAACGACGTGCCACTGGTTTCCCGCTATACAGCCATGGGCGGCGTGACCTGGAACATCTGGCAAAACTATCTGGTGTTCGATGCCACACTCCGCGCCTGGAGCGAACGCATCATGGACAATGACCAGGCCAACACGCAACGGCGTATTCCGGCCGACGCCACCGTCGATTTGAAGCTGAGCGGCGCTTATGAACACTTCTTCTGGTCGCTTAGCGTGAACAACCTGTTTGACGCGCAGTACTACGACTACGCCATCGCCAGCTCGTTCACGCCGGGCCGCTTCTCGGCCTATCCGCTGCCCGGACGGACCTACATGGTGAAGGCTGGCGCGACGTTCTGA
- a CDS encoding FecCD family ABC transporter permease, with translation MSVEAVTVTNEDAARRRIGATAALAVLVVLLVLISLGIGPVRLSPLAVTEALFGGGSDVAQVIVREIRLPRTLLALAIGAILGLSGASLQGLLRNPLASPSLFGAPQSAAFGAVLVIALGLADVRSYALPVAAICAAFVSVFVLLSIAGRNAGLLILILSGLAISSFAGAATALVMNLSSNPFVVLEIAFWLLGSLEDRSFQHVFLALPFIIAGATMLFSQRHAFRALSLGEETAQSLGVDVGRLRLFVISGVALGVGGAVAVTGTIGFIGLVAPHLMRPLIGHDPGRLLVPSALAGSALLLAADIAVRIIPSTSDIKVGVLTSIIGVPFFLYLIMRERRSLGGGVA, from the coding sequence ATGAGTGTTGAGGCCGTAACCGTGACCAACGAGGATGCCGCGCGCCGCCGGATCGGCGCGACGGCGGCGCTTGCCGTTCTCGTTGTGCTGCTGGTGCTGATCTCGCTCGGCATCGGGCCGGTGCGGCTGTCGCCGCTTGCGGTGACGGAAGCGCTGTTCGGCGGCGGCAGCGACGTGGCGCAGGTTATCGTGCGCGAAATCCGCCTGCCGCGGACGCTGCTGGCGCTGGCGATCGGCGCCATCCTCGGGCTATCAGGCGCGTCGCTGCAGGGCCTGCTGCGCAATCCGCTGGCTTCGCCCTCGCTGTTCGGCGCGCCGCAATCGGCAGCGTTCGGCGCCGTGCTGGTGATCGCGCTGGGGCTGGCCGACGTGCGCTCCTACGCGCTGCCGGTCGCGGCGATCTGTGCGGCGTTCGTTTCGGTGTTCGTGCTGCTCTCGATCGCCGGCCGCAATGCGGGGCTTTTGATCCTCATTCTCTCGGGGCTTGCGATTTCGAGCTTTGCCGGCGCGGCCACCGCACTGGTGATGAACCTCTCCAGCAACCCGTTCGTGGTGCTGGAGATCGCGTTCTGGCTGCTCGGCTCGCTGGAGGATCGCAGCTTTCAGCACGTTTTCCTTGCGCTGCCGTTTATCATTGCCGGTGCGACCATGCTGTTCAGCCAGCGCCATGCCTTTCGCGCGCTGAGCCTGGGCGAGGAAACCGCGCAAAGCCTCGGTGTAGATGTCGGACGTCTGCGGCTGTTCGTGATTTCGGGCGTCGCGCTCGGCGTCGGCGGCGCGGTCGCCGTCACCGGCACCATCGGATTCATCGGGCTTGTTGCACCCCATCTGATGCGGCCGTTGATCGGCCACGACCCGGGGCGGCTGTTGGTGCCGAGCGCGCTCGCAGGCTCGGCGCTGTTGCTGGCGGCCGATATTGCGGTGCGCATCATTCCCTCGACATCGGATATCAAGGTCGGCGTGCTGACTTCGATCATCGGCGTTCCGTTCTTCCTCTATCTGATCATGCGCGAGCGCCGCTCGCTCGGCGGAGGGGTCGCATGA
- a CDS encoding ABC transporter ATP-binding protein produces MSETALLIAKGLGVRLAGRVVLKDVSLALEAGHLVALVGPNGAGKTTLLRALAGLIPSEGEIEIGGQTLSSLPLRERAKRFGYLPQGHVVHWPLPARDIVALGRYPHGATDPARLSPKDADAVLRAMQAVDVMAFSDRRVTELSGGERSRVALARALAVEAPVILADEPTASLDPRHQIDVMKNLRATADNGVLVIVVTHDLGLAARFADHVLVLREGRLVSQGALAEALSEQVMADVFRISAYRAEYQREAVIVPWADI; encoded by the coding sequence ATGAGCGAAACGGCGCTTCTGATCGCAAAGGGACTCGGCGTGCGGCTCGCCGGCCGCGTCGTGCTGAAAGACGTCTCGCTGGCGCTGGAAGCTGGACATCTGGTGGCGCTGGTCGGGCCGAACGGCGCCGGCAAGACCACGCTGTTACGGGCACTGGCGGGATTGATCCCGTCCGAGGGCGAGATCGAGATCGGCGGCCAAACCTTGTCGTCGCTGCCACTGCGCGAAAGGGCAAAACGCTTCGGCTATTTGCCCCAGGGGCATGTCGTGCACTGGCCGCTGCCGGCGCGCGATATCGTGGCGCTCGGCCGCTATCCGCATGGCGCGACCGATCCGGCGCGCCTGTCGCCGAAAGATGCCGATGCGGTGCTGCGGGCGATGCAGGCGGTCGACGTGATGGCGTTCAGCGATCGCCGCGTCACCGAATTGTCCGGCGGCGAACGCAGCCGCGTCGCGCTGGCCCGTGCGTTGGCGGTGGAGGCGCCGGTTATTCTGGCGGACGAGCCGACCGCCTCGCTCGACCCGCGGCACCAGATCGACGTTATGAAGAATTTGCGCGCGACCGCCGACAACGGCGTGCTCGTCATCGTGGTGACGCATGACCTCGGCCTCGCGGCGCGGTTTGCCGACCATGTGCTGGTGCTGCGTGAAGGCCGCCTGGTGTCGCAGGGTGCGCTGGCAGAGGCGCTGTCCGAGCAGGTGATGGCGGATGTGTTCCGGATCTCGGCCTATCGCGCGGAGTACCAGCGCGAAGCGGTGATCGTGCCGTGGGCGGATATCTGA
- a CDS encoding ABC transporter substrate-binding protein, whose product MRRRRALLVAIMALALPGSAASAANLPRLVSMNVCTDQLLLTLADPEQILGLSRFSRDGWQSQAGDISRYPVLSGGAEDVLLIRPDIVVTSAFDKRSTRELLKAKGLRLAELAVPRTLDEARQQIREAGDITGHPDRAAVAIARLDAALARARRAVSERHYRVLPLSRRGWVAGSDSFVGSLLSEIGLRSAAGDLGFAFGGFASLEAIVNLRPDFIVVSQAGDTARDDGQAFLLHPALGRFYPPEKRIVIPERMTECGGVLLADALDALTAEVQRVGK is encoded by the coding sequence ATGCGACGGCGGCGGGCACTTCTGGTCGCGATAATGGCGCTCGCGTTGCCGGGTAGCGCCGCGTCGGCCGCCAATCTGCCGCGCCTGGTGTCGATGAATGTCTGCACCGATCAATTGCTGCTGACGCTTGCCGACCCCGAGCAGATTCTGGGATTGAGCCGGTTTTCGCGGGACGGCTGGCAATCGCAGGCGGGCGACATCAGCCGCTATCCGGTGTTATCAGGAGGAGCCGAGGACGTTCTGCTCATCAGGCCCGACATCGTCGTCACCAGCGCGTTCGACAAGCGTTCGACGCGGGAGCTGTTGAAGGCCAAGGGGCTTCGTCTCGCCGAACTCGCGGTGCCACGGACCCTCGACGAAGCGCGGCAGCAGATCCGCGAGGCCGGCGATATCACCGGGCACCCGGATCGCGCGGCTGTGGCAATCGCGCGGCTCGATGCGGCGCTGGCGCGCGCTCGCCGGGCGGTCTCAGAACGGCATTATCGCGTGCTGCCGTTGTCGCGGCGCGGCTGGGTGGCGGGCAGCGACAGCTTTGTCGGTTCGCTGCTTAGTGAAATTGGCTTGCGCAGCGCGGCCGGCGATCTTGGCTTCGCCTTCGGTGGATTTGCCTCGCTGGAGGCGATCGTGAACTTGAGACCCGATTTCATCGTGGTTTCGCAGGCCGGCGACACTGCACGGGACGACGGCCAGGCATTTCTTCTGCATCCGGCGCTGGGGCGCTTCTATCCGCCGGAAAAGCGCATCGTGATTCCGGAACGCATGACCGAGTGCGGCGGCGTGTTGCTGGCGGATGCGCTCGATGCGCTGACGGCGGAGGTGCAGCGGGTGGGAAAATGA